In Mytilus edulis chromosome 6, xbMytEdul2.2, whole genome shotgun sequence, the following proteins share a genomic window:
- the LOC139526092 gene encoding uncharacterized protein: MCLDTRKDCQYLNRESNICESNNDDKRNACRMTCGYCEPMGHTFYIHFSPNIVTAQLIFSSVRRGVCNLKFLGMPTYAQIILANASSIHSLSNVNRKGYKLECNIPTKLYVIEKGHYGVDGYIAIPTTYLSTEYIVPAYNQGHEPGTYLAIISTNPATDVKILQIGKSLINTSLNLDIVWDNYNNDHIDISGSYIRTSKSVAVFSNIVCTSIGSCSPFSDMVIPMRDYSNTFFVPSFKGITVKSVRIYANSTCSINIFNASLNLLSTVSLNISKRFIEVNNANMASIVSSCPSMVQFYSHKVSNQKAFMTLIPGIDKYLTHYYFTMPSYSSSLLIIIETAKKSALKIDGATITPSRITEIQEPVKFHSKYSMFTITISQGRHEAKTTNGASFGLWIYGTNDGFAFPAGYRISKI; the protein is encoded by the exons ATGTGTCTTGACACTAGGAAAGATTGTCAATATCTAAACAGGGAATCTAATATATGTGAAAGTAATAATGATGACAAGAGGAATGCATGTAGAATGACTTGCGGATATTGTG aaccAATGGGACATACATTTTACATCCATTTTTCACCAAATATTGTAACAGCACAACTTATCTTTTCATCTGTAAGAAGAGGAGTTTGCAATTTGAAATTCCTTGGGATGCCTACGTATGCACAAATAATTTTAGCAAATGCCTCAAGCATTCATTCACTCAGCAACGTGAACAGAAAGGGATACAAACTGGAATGTAACATTCCTACCAAACTATATGTAATAGAAAAAGGTCATTACGGTGTTGATGGTTATATTGCAATACCGACAACTTATCTGTCAACGGAATACATTGTACCTGCCTATAATCAAGGTCATGAGCCAGGGACCTATTTAGCTATCATTTCAACAAACCCAGCTACAGatgtaaaaatattacaaataggAAAATCGTTAATAAATACTAGTTTAAACCTAGATATAGTATGGGATAATTATAATAATGATCATATTGATATAAGTGGATCCTATATCAGAACATCAAAGTCTGTTGCTGTTTTCTCAAACATCGTTTGCACCAGCATTGGTAGCTGCTCTCCATTTTCAGATATGGTTATACCAATGCGAGACTACAGCAACACATTTTTTGTTCCAAGCTTCAAAGGCATTACGGTTAAATCAGTTCGAATATATGCAAATTCGACATgcagtatcaatattttcaatgCTAGTCTGAACCTTCTTTCTACAGTCTCTTTGAATATCAGTAAGAGGTTTATTGAGGTCAATAATGCTAACATGGCATCCATTGTATCGTCCTGTCCATCAATGGTTCAATTCTATAGTCATAAAGTATCAAACCAAAAAGCCTTCATGACATTAATTCCAGGAATAGATAAATATCTAACCCACTACTATTTCACCATGCCATCTTATTCTAGTTCGTTGTTAATTATCATTGAAACTGCAAAGAAATCAGCGCTTAAAATTGATGGGGCAACGATTACACCAAGTAGAATTACAGAAATACAAGAACCTGTAAAATTTCACAGTAAATACTCCATGTTTACAATAACCATTAGCCAGGGAAGGCATGAAGCAAAAACAACCAACGGGGCGTCCTTTGGATTGTGGATCTATGGTACCAATGATGGATTTGCATTTCCTGCAGGATATCgcataagtaaaatataa